CCTTCTGGTTCTGTATGTCTATCATGTCACTCTTCATAATACGACGCCCTCGAGTTGTCCGACTCCCAGACGTCAACCCTCAATCCGCCGGATATTGACAGCTCGTCAAGCCTTTTTCTCATCTCATCATATATGAACCTCGCAATGTTTTCGGAAGAAGGATTGATCACGTCAAACGGCGGCACCTCGTTTAGAATGGTGTGGTCTAAAATATCGATTACATCCTTCAGGTGCGATTTCAGCTTCCTGAAGTCCATCACGGTGCTGTCCGGGAGAAGCTCCTCGCTTTTTAAGAAAACCTCAACCTTGAAATTGTGGCCGTGTATCCTCTCGCATCCGCCGCCTATCTCCTTTAGGCTGTGGGCGGCGGAAAAGTGATCTTTCACCGATACCTCGTACACCGATCAAATCTCCTCAATCTTAACTCGATCTAAAAGCCTCTCGACATCCTCCCTTTTGCAGAGCTCCGTCCCTGGGG
The DNA window shown above is from Candidatus Zymogenus saltonus and carries:
- the queD gene encoding 6-carboxytetrahydropterin synthase QueD, whose translation is MYEVSVKDHFSAAHSLKEIGGGCERIHGHNFKVEVFLKSEELLPDSTVMDFRKLKSHLKDVIDILDHTILNEVPPFDVINPSSENIARFIYDEMRKRLDELSISGGLRVDVWESDNSRASYYEE